In the Candidatus Nitrosotalea sinensis genome, one interval contains:
- a CDS encoding AAA family ATPase has product MSSAAQALEEVAGKFAAEAIRQDAQGDKNAAAASYQKAIDALVKLIHLFPENTLNAVYEQHCEQYKKRINELNLDLSHDENNQVNQDHRNSNQTTLGNNLENMIIKEKPNVSWKEVIGLEDVKVALRESIVYPARKPELFTLGWPRGILLYGPPGCGKTMLAAATASEINGYFINVDAASMMSKWLGDAEKNVSQLFHMARDTSKKESIPVIILIDEVDSLLGNSQNENGGEIRVKNQFLTEMDGVNDKGKNLQVYVIAATNKPWKLDWAFLRRFSKRVYIPLPSEKARENLFVSYLSKLKKDTSVNASELSKMIDGYSASDIKDICQSVQLSVIDEYFTSADSKGDRDLTHSQLRDITIDDFRRTIKKRRPSVSTDMIVEYSNWTRDFSAT; this is encoded by the coding sequence ATGAGTTCTGCAGCTCAAGCATTAGAAGAAGTAGCAGGAAAATTTGCTGCAGAAGCTATAAGACAAGATGCTCAGGGCGACAAGAATGCAGCTGCTGCTAGTTATCAAAAGGCCATTGATGCACTTGTAAAACTAATTCATTTGTTTCCAGAAAATACACTAAATGCCGTTTACGAACAACATTGTGAACAATACAAGAAGAGAATAAACGAATTAAATCTTGATTTATCACATGATGAGAATAATCAAGTAAATCAAGATCATAGAAATTCCAATCAAACTACACTTGGTAACAATCTTGAAAACATGATAATTAAAGAAAAACCAAATGTGAGCTGGAAGGAAGTAATAGGATTAGAAGACGTAAAAGTTGCACTACGAGAATCAATTGTATATCCTGCTAGAAAACCAGAGCTTTTCACTCTTGGATGGCCTAGAGGAATTCTTCTTTATGGACCCCCAGGATGCGGAAAAACAATGTTAGCAGCTGCTACTGCAAGCGAGATAAACGGCTATTTCATAAATGTAGATGCAGCATCCATGATGAGCAAGTGGTTAGGTGATGCAGAAAAAAATGTGTCACAGTTATTTCACATGGCACGAGATACATCAAAAAAAGAAAGCATCCCAGTAATCATACTAATAGACGAGGTAGACTCGCTTCTTGGCAATTCTCAAAATGAAAACGGTGGCGAGATAAGAGTAAAAAACCAATTTCTAACGGAGATGGATGGAGTAAATGACAAAGGTAAAAACCTACAGGTATATGTCATAGCAGCTACCAACAAGCCTTGGAAGCTTGATTGGGCATTTCTTAGAAGATTTTCAAAACGAGTCTACATACCATTGCCCTCTGAAAAAGCCAGGGAAAACTTGTTTGTATCCTATTTATCCAAATTGAAAAAAGACACATCAGTAAATGCATCAGAGCTTTCCAAGATGATAGACGGATACAGTGCAAGCGACATTAAAGATATTTGTCAATCAGTTCAGTTATCAGTAATAGATGAATATTTCACTTCAGCAGATTCTAAAGGAGACAGAGATCTTACACATTCCCAATTACGCGATATTACAATAGATGATTTTAGAAGGACAATAAAGAAAAGAAGACCCAGTGTAAGCACAGACATGATTGTAGAATATTCAAACTGGACAAGAGACTTTAGTGCAACATAG